The Candidatus Zixiibacteriota bacterium genome includes a window with the following:
- a CDS encoding serine hydrolase domain-containing protein: MEKLIAAFLSLFLMISTATARTRPQEELDRYLEAAVEAWNFRGAALVACGGDVIISHAYGPANEQFNLPNDTATKFIIGSITKQFTAAAILKLHDMGKLDLNRTIDDFIPDYPQPAGSTVTVSQLLTHTSGIPNYTALPQLQFGRTHELSPPEIMNLFKSLPLEFEPGSRFAYSNSGYIVLGEIIERVSGQSYEAFLHHELFKPCGMNSSGYGRREAGLPQRADGYTVDENNQPIAAVPISYSVLHTAGALYSTVGDMFRWNRCLDEGCVLSRSSMRMMFTDHGFGYGYGWYIDSVYGRPHYFHGGFLDGFNTTVERWPEDKLLVIIFSNEDEAPVKKMARGLASICLFDRPYVWPEKHQPINLDNLDFSQYDGVYQPNNGPEHVIAADGDSLFIQLPEHERDRLLPVATDSFFLLTDNTVSLTFFRDAFNEPVGYHLWDEGITIKAFKIETEEAFRLLEMFRAQPVDPAVHGAVVGTYRIRSEMVPADSSLYITITLEDCHLFASVGNFERIELVPRSDLEFFHRTGGFSIVFNRNESGNIDTCLIHMGNQTVVGRRVP; the protein is encoded by the coding sequence ATGGAAAAGCTGATAGCTGCTTTCCTCTCTTTATTTCTTATGATCTCGACGGCAACAGCTCGCACCCGGCCGCAGGAAGAGCTTGACCGTTACCTTGAAGCTGCCGTAGAAGCCTGGAACTTTCGCGGCGCTGCTCTTGTGGCTTGCGGCGGGGACGTCATTATAAGTCACGCCTACGGCCCGGCCAACGAGCAGTTCAATCTCCCCAACGACACCGCCACGAAGTTCATCATCGGCTCCATAACCAAGCAGTTTACGGCCGCCGCCATCCTCAAGCTACACGACATGGGTAAACTTGATCTTAACCGGACTATTGACGACTTTATTCCGGACTACCCCCAGCCCGCCGGCAGCACCGTAACCGTCAGCCAGCTTCTGACCCACACTTCCGGCATCCCCAATTACACCGCTCTGCCTCAGCTTCAATTCGGTCGCACTCACGAGTTAAGTCCCCCGGAGATCATGAATCTGTTTAAAAGCCTCCCGCTTGAATTCGAACCCGGCTCTCGTTTCGCCTATTCCAACTCCGGCTATATCGTTCTCGGAGAAATAATCGAGCGTGTTTCCGGGCAATCGTATGAGGCATTCCTTCATCATGAGCTCTTCAAACCGTGCGGCATGAATTCCAGCGGTTACGGTCGCCGCGAGGCCGGTCTGCCTCAACGAGCCGACGGTTACACCGTTGATGAAAACAACCAACCGATCGCCGCCGTACCGATTAGCTATTCGGTACTTCACACCGCCGGGGCGCTCTATTCCACGGTAGGCGACATGTTTCGCTGGAACCGGTGTCTCGACGAAGGGTGCGTCCTCAGCCGGTCCTCTATGCGCATGATGTTCACCGACCATGGCTTCGGATACGGCTATGGCTGGTACATCGATTCCGTCTACGGTCGCCCCCACTATTTCCACGGCGGATTTCTCGACGGCTTCAACACCACCGTCGAACGCTGGCCCGAGGATAAATTGCTGGTTATCATCTTCAGCAACGAGGATGAAGCCCCGGTCAAAAAAATGGCGCGCGGCCTGGCTTCGATCTGCCTTTTCGACCGTCCTTACGTCTGGCCGGAAAAACATCAACCGATCAATCTCGACAATCTCGACTTCAGCCAATACGACGGTGTCTATCAGCCCAACAACGGCCCGGAACATGTCATTGCCGCCGACGGCGACAGCCTGTTCATTCAGCTACCGGAACACGAACGCGACCGCCTCCTCCCCGTCGCCACAGACAGCTTTTTCCTTCTTACCGACAACACCGTCTCTCTTACTTTCTTCCGGGATGCTTTCAACGAACCGGTCGGGTACCATCTCTGGGACGAGGGTATCACGATTAAAGCTTTCAAGATCGAAACTGAGGAGGCATTCAGACTCCTTGAGATGTTTCGAGCACAACCTGTCGATCCCGCCGTTCACGGAGCTGTGGTCGGGACTTATCGTATTCGTTCCGAAATGGTTCCGGCCGATTCGAGTCTGTACATCACGATTACTCTGGAAGACTGTCACCTTTTCGCTTCGGTCGGGAATTTCGAACGGATCGAGCTTGTTCCGCGCTCCGACCTGGAATTTTTCCACCGCACCGGCGGATTCTCTATCGTATTCAATCGTAATGAATCAGGCAACATCGACACCTGCCTGATTCACATGGGCAATCAGACCGTCGTGGGCCGTCGCGTCCCATGA
- a CDS encoding MarR family transcriptional regulator → MQDKEEIISPDPFFESCGMRVLTALRRIIRAVDLHSRRLYAEHQVTTPQMICLYSLVRAGRTTQSKLAAEVNLSMSTINGIIDRLETRKLVKRRRDNSDRRRVWLEVTESGRKLAESAPILLQDRLSNALRRLPVLEQAAIALSLERVVALIRAEGIDASPNLVPDGQLTERGEEASP, encoded by the coding sequence ATGCAAGACAAAGAAGAAATTATTTCTCCCGACCCGTTTTTCGAAAGCTGCGGGATGCGGGTTCTTACAGCGCTTCGTCGTATTATTCGAGCGGTCGATCTGCACTCACGACGATTGTACGCGGAACATCAGGTTACAACACCACAGATGATCTGTCTTTATTCATTGGTGCGTGCCGGTAGAACCACTCAATCGAAGTTGGCTGCCGAGGTCAACCTTAGCATGAGTACGATTAATGGAATTATCGACCGGCTGGAAACCCGAAAACTGGTAAAGCGCCGCCGGGATAATTCGGACCGTCGGCGTGTCTGGCTGGAAGTAACCGAATCGGGTCGCAAGTTAGCGGAGTCGGCTCCTATTCTTTTACAGGATCGTTTGTCGAATGCTTTACGCCGTCTTCCGGTTCTGGAGCAGGCGGCGATCGCGCTTTCGCTCGAACGGGTAGTAGCGCTTATCAGGGCTGAGGGAATTGATGCTTCTCCCAACCTGGTGCCGGACGGCCAGTTGACGGAACGTGGCGAGGAGGCGAGCCCATGA
- the ablA gene encoding lysine 2,3-aminomutase translates to MTLSSNQKNIIQAIDEEAKTSNWRDWQWQVRNTVRDLDTFERILDVRLGSEQRESFERTIEKFPMAVVPYYLSLIDQNNLENDPIFRQAFPQPQELILTEADMADPLHEDADSPVPGLTHRYPDRVLFLVSNMCAMYCRHCTRKRRVGDRDYIPVKEQLQQGIDYIRDNPVVRDVLLSGGDPLMLSDDRLDWLLTELRSIDHVEIIRIGTRTPVVLPYRITDSLVKVLKKHHPLWINTHFNHPREITDSAREALARLADAGLPLGNQSVLLAGVNDCPRIMKALVHKLVANRVRPYYLYQCDLAEGLSHFRTPVGKGIEILESLIGHTSGLCVPTYVIDAPGGGGKIPVMPQYLISWSTNKVVLRNYEGVITTYKEPDSYEPIFCDRHCDRCDLELNLDDAQEIDPLGIEKLLSDDDSIALVPSDNERYRRRDD, encoded by the coding sequence ATGACCCTGTCGTCAAATCAGAAAAACATCATTCAAGCTATTGACGAAGAGGCCAAAACCTCCAACTGGCGAGACTGGCAATGGCAGGTCCGGAATACGGTTCGCGATCTTGATACGTTCGAGCGAATTCTCGACGTAAGGCTCGGATCGGAGCAACGTGAGAGTTTCGAGCGAACGATTGAAAAATTCCCCATGGCGGTTGTGCCTTACTACTTATCTTTGATCGATCAAAACAATCTCGAAAACGATCCTATCTTTCGTCAGGCATTTCCTCAGCCGCAGGAGTTGATCCTGACCGAGGCGGATATGGCCGATCCGTTACACGAGGATGCCGACAGCCCCGTTCCCGGTCTAACTCATCGCTATCCTGACCGAGTGTTGTTCCTGGTGAGTAATATGTGTGCTATGTATTGCCGCCATTGTACGCGGAAGCGACGCGTGGGAGACCGTGACTACATCCCGGTAAAGGAACAACTACAACAAGGTATCGATTACATTCGCGATAATCCCGTAGTCCGGGATGTGCTTCTAAGCGGCGGTGATCCGCTGATGCTTTCGGACGATCGTCTGGACTGGCTTCTGACCGAATTGAGATCGATCGACCATGTTGAAATTATTCGTATTGGGACACGTACTCCCGTGGTATTGCCTTATCGTATTACCGATAGCCTGGTCAAGGTACTTAAGAAGCATCATCCGTTATGGATCAACACCCATTTCAATCATCCGCGCGAGATCACCGACTCCGCTCGTGAGGCATTGGCGCGACTGGCCGATGCCGGATTGCCTTTGGGGAATCAGTCGGTTTTGCTGGCCGGAGTGAATGATTGTCCCCGGATCATGAAGGCTCTGGTTCACAAACTGGTGGCCAATAGGGTGCGTCCTTATTACCTGTACCAATGCGATTTAGCTGAAGGTTTGTCGCATTTCCGAACACCGGTGGGGAAAGGTATCGAGATACTGGAGAGCCTTATCGGTCATACCAGCGGTCTTTGTGTCCCGACCTATGTGATCGATGCTCCCGGCGGCGGCGGTAAGATTCCGGTGATGCCTCAGTATTTGATTTCATGGTCTACCAATAAGGTGGTGCTGCGTAACTATGAGGGGGTGATTACCACTTACAAGGAGCCGGATTCCTACGAACCGATTTTCTGCGACCGACATTGCGACAGATGTGACCTGGAGTTGAATCTCGATGACGCCCAGGAGATCGATCCGTTGGGAATCGAGAAGTTGTTGTCTGACGATGACTCCATCGCACTTGTTCCATCCGATAACGAGCGATACAGACGCCGGGATGACTGA
- a CDS encoding TonB-dependent receptor: protein MLVVTLLLLSATALAAEIATGKINGTISDAETGEPVIGATLMLIGTTMGAKADLDGNFWVKHIPEGIYNLRISSVGYESTEIIDVKVVPDQPVDIDVSLKKVYLQTEGIKVTARAVHNTEASLLKQRQKSTTVSDAISSEDISRSGSGHAAEAMSKVTGASVVDGKFVYVRGLGDRYSTTHLNGRPLPSPDPDKQSVPMDLIPAGLLDNIVVEKTFTPDKPGNFAGGSTNLATKDYPDQRTLKFSVSTGFNSNTTLKDGLLVQNHSSTDWLGIDDGMRDLPQIVEDNPELQESSQDLRGRILGDTSSASYDSITTLANYIVNSSRAFTTEMQPHETKAPVNQSYALSFGNQYSLWDNPLGVLASLSYNRKYSSISDGITGLYEGADAVTQDNDMKYFVGTDEVLWGGLAELTYRPHENHKFKTTFMYTRHGETRNEYLVGRYPYHYNESQYDSLRYRWLEYSEQLLKSFQISGEHLGAPFMNDLLGQLRTNWELSISRTEQNEPDVRYFGDIKAYLSEDDYMYIINSTSTDSPSRSWRDLNESNDSYAVDFELPLSHTMKFKTGASYLEKNRTYRDRRFEYVRYNDYDGNIDTYTNTLGIESIDTTRSGRVYITLENYIEERTQDINQYDGYQKIAAGYGMIEAPVPYIKDLDFVGGVRYETTDMWGAVHDTTKNEGRIDDADWLPSLNLIYHLSNNANMRLSYGKTLARPTMRELTPSHTEEFGTGALFMGNDTLVHTRIDNYDARLEWFIRPGEVIAISGFYKAFSHPIVRAFVGNNGNIQVFNVDHGTVYGLEFEFRRHLDWIYSGLANFIFGGNLTLVSSKIDVAASEISGSAGSFNEHERPMPSQSPYVVNWDLGYDNLRTGTSASIYYNVFGRRLAVNSDPPTPDVYEEARTQLDLLFTQRLMSGTRLKLAAKNVLDEDVLFKYDGTRPDGSDAIYKRYSRGVTYSVGIAYDIW from the coding sequence ATGCTCGTCGTTACGTTGCTGCTTCTGTCGGCAACCGCTCTTGCCGCCGAAATCGCCACCGGCAAGATCAACGGCACCATCAGCGATGCCGAAACCGGTGAACCGGTTATCGGCGCCACCCTGATGCTGATCGGCACCACCATGGGCGCCAAAGCCGACCTCGACGGCAACTTCTGGGTCAAGCATATCCCGGAGGGAATCTATAACCTCCGCATCTCCAGTGTCGGCTATGAAAGCACGGAAATTATCGACGTTAAGGTCGTCCCGGATCAGCCGGTCGATATCGACGTCTCATTGAAAAAAGTATATCTGCAAACCGAGGGGATAAAAGTCACGGCCCGGGCGGTACATAACACCGAGGCCTCTCTGCTGAAACAGCGTCAGAAATCGACCACGGTTTCCGATGCTATCAGCTCCGAAGACATCTCCCGATCGGGCAGCGGGCACGCCGCGGAAGCTATGAGCAAGGTAACGGGCGCATCCGTCGTCGACGGAAAGTTCGTTTACGTTCGCGGCCTTGGCGATCGCTATTCAACAACCCACCTGAATGGCCGCCCGCTGCCCAGTCCCGACCCCGACAAGCAATCCGTGCCGATGGATCTCATCCCGGCCGGATTGCTCGATAATATAGTAGTCGAAAAGACCTTCACACCAGACAAACCCGGTAACTTCGCCGGCGGCAGCACCAACCTGGCTACCAAGGATTACCCCGACCAGCGCACCCTCAAATTCTCGGTCTCAACCGGTTTTAACAGCAACACCACCCTCAAGGACGGTCTTCTCGTCCAGAATCATTCCAGCACCGACTGGCTTGGTATCGACGACGGTATGCGCGACCTGCCTCAGATCGTTGAAGATAATCCGGAGCTTCAGGAATCCTCTCAGGATTTGCGTGGTCGCATTCTTGGCGATACGAGTTCCGCCAGCTATGACTCCATCACGACGCTGGCCAACTATATCGTTAATTCGAGTCGCGCTTTCACGACTGAAATGCAACCGCATGAAACCAAAGCTCCCGTCAATCAGAGTTATGCACTCTCGTTCGGGAACCAGTACTCCCTTTGGGACAATCCCCTGGGCGTACTGGCCAGTCTCAGCTACAACCGTAAGTACAGCTCTATCAGCGATGGCATCACCGGATTGTACGAAGGCGCTGATGCCGTCACACAGGATAACGACATGAAGTACTTCGTCGGAACCGATGAGGTACTCTGGGGCGGGTTGGCTGAATTGACCTACCGCCCGCATGAGAACCACAAATTCAAAACGACCTTCATGTACACTCGTCACGGCGAAACCCGGAACGAATATCTCGTCGGTCGCTATCCTTACCATTACAACGAGTCCCAATATGACTCCTTGCGCTACCGCTGGCTTGAATACTCGGAGCAACTACTCAAATCTTTCCAGATCTCCGGTGAACACCTCGGAGCTCCGTTCATGAACGACCTGCTCGGGCAACTCCGAACCAACTGGGAGCTCAGCATTTCGCGCACCGAACAAAACGAACCCGATGTACGCTACTTCGGGGATATCAAAGCATATCTGAGCGAAGATGATTACATGTATATCATCAACTCGACATCGACTGATTCCCCCTCTCGTTCCTGGCGAGATCTTAATGAATCGAACGACAGTTACGCCGTCGATTTCGAGCTGCCTTTGTCACACACGATGAAGTTCAAAACGGGCGCATCTTACCTCGAAAAGAACCGCACTTACCGCGATCGCCGTTTCGAATACGTCCGCTATAACGATTACGACGGCAACATAGATACGTACACAAACACGCTCGGCATCGAATCCATCGACACCACTCGCTCAGGTCGCGTTTATATCACCCTCGAGAATTACATCGAGGAACGCACTCAGGACATCAACCAATACGATGGTTACCAGAAGATTGCGGCCGGTTACGGCATGATCGAAGCACCGGTGCCGTACATAAAGGATCTCGACTTCGTCGGGGGCGTACGATACGAAACCACCGATATGTGGGGCGCCGTTCACGATACGACCAAAAACGAGGGACGAATTGACGACGCCGATTGGCTTCCCTCGCTCAATCTGATCTATCACCTGAGCAATAACGCCAACATGCGTTTGTCCTACGGTAAAACCCTGGCCCGCCCGACTATGCGTGAATTGACTCCCTCCCATACCGAGGAGTTCGGAACCGGAGCGCTCTTCATGGGCAACGACACCCTGGTCCATACCCGCATCGACAACTACGACGCTCGTTTGGAATGGTTTATTCGGCCGGGTGAAGTGATCGCTATCAGCGGTTTCTACAAGGCGTTCAGCCATCCCATCGTACGGGCTTTCGTAGGCAACAACGGCAACATCCAGGTTTTTAACGTCGACCACGGTACCGTATACGGCCTCGAATTCGAATTCCGCCGTCACCTCGACTGGATTTACAGCGGCCTGGCTAATTTCATCTTCGGCGGCAATCTCACTCTCGTAAGTTCGAAGATCGATGTCGCCGCCTCAGAAATCTCCGGTTCGGCCGGCAGCTTCAACGAGCATGAACGACCGATGCCGTCCCAGTCCCCTTACGTGGTCAACTGGGATCTCGGCTATGACAACCTGCGGACGGGGACGTCCGCATCGATATACTACAACGTGTTCGGACGTCGCCTCGCGGTTAACTCCGATCCGCCGACTCCGGACGTTTACGAAGA
- a CDS encoding response regulator transcription factor — protein MADAKILVIEDDPDLGSLIKYNLQREGYDVEVAISGEQGLDLADHFSPDLVLLDIMLPGQDGFEVCRKLKSDKDKTGPQVIMLTARTEENDIVTGLEIGADDYITKPFSPRVLGARIRARLRLAGEETSGADRNTPVSYGRLQIDPRRHSVKLDDQSLTLTPTEFRILLLLAGKPGVVYSRYEIVDAVSGGEAVVTDRSVDVQIVGLRKKLGGCADYIETVRGFGYRCRESVGVR, from the coding sequence ATGGCAGATGCCAAAATACTGGTAATTGAGGACGACCCCGATCTGGGCTCACTGATAAAATACAACCTGCAACGCGAGGGTTATGACGTCGAGGTGGCTATTTCCGGCGAGCAGGGTCTTGATCTGGCTGATCATTTTTCCCCCGATTTAGTTCTGCTGGATATCATGCTCCCCGGCCAGGACGGCTTCGAGGTTTGTCGCAAGCTCAAATCCGACAAAGACAAAACCGGCCCCCAGGTGATTATGTTAACCGCCCGCACTGAAGAAAACGATATCGTCACGGGGCTGGAAATAGGAGCCGACGACTATATCACCAAACCATTTTCTCCCCGTGTTCTCGGCGCCCGCATCAGGGCGCGCTTGCGCCTGGCCGGAGAGGAGACCTCCGGCGCCGACCGTAATACTCCTGTCAGTTACGGTCGATTGCAGATTGATCCCCGGCGTCATTCGGTCAAACTCGATGACCAATCCCTGACCCTTACACCAACCGAATTCCGTATCCTGCTCCTGCTCGCGGGCAAACCCGGAGTGGTTTATTCCCGTTACGAAATCGTAGATGCCGTCAGCGGCGGTGAGGCGGTCGTAACCGACAGGTCCGTCGATGTTCAGATTGTCGGCCTGCGTAAAAAACTCGGGGGGTGCGCCGATTATATCGAAACCGTACGCGGCTTCGGCTACCGTTGTCGCGAATCAGTCGGCGTACGCTAG